The proteins below come from a single Cylindrospermopsis raciborskii Cr2010 genomic window:
- a CDS encoding Eco57I restriction-modification methylase domain-containing protein has translation MALVGISIENEFYAPYYVDTLLSKDVDVKSKETEEKPAYELLEKIQQEYFQVRNRVERTTNQQEKYELQSDLIRKLLSILGYEYKIDFKLLDDDRILPIVAEVKKNSGEPYVWILSAFNLGIETSDILSLEINQEQINEINSTYLLNSKVQKGKKSSREPQVVQGNLEELLNDAIFAQNAPPKWVILINMEQIVLIDRYKWNASRLIRFDLAKLLEERDKKSLMVTANLLHRESIVLKDGTCLLDIIEEKSYRHSYSISENLKFALREAIEILGNEAIYYWQKSGKRVFDNQKQKEQGVVEIDPQQLKKECLRWIYRLLFLFYIEARPDLGYIPMGSDVYRQGYSLEALRDVELAKLTEEDEENYYLDWSIRLLFELLWSGYPLDKQKQLTTENPSLADTPIHKTFRLPSLQSHLFDPKNTEMLNEVKFRNVALQKIIRLMSLSTQEGKRGRISYAQLGVNQLGEVYEGLLSLSAFLAQEDLYEVQPWNKKESGDESEEQEEEDLETNERGNVTRGKTVKAKENLKQDLEKENLKQDLEVAYFIPEHRMDEFKQEELVIDWEKGEFRKHPKGKFLFRLAGRDREKSASYYTPQSLTKCLVKYALKELLEGKQADDILELTICEPAMGSAAFLNEVIDQLAETYLERKQKEKGELISHEQAMREQQKIKMLLADRNVFGIDKNPIAMELAEVSLWLNCIYASEADKDNIFIPWFGFQLQCGNSLIGARRQIYYLNNITEKKKSKSSKNTKWYEQEPEQLSLGKNLPKGGIFHFLLGDPGMGNYTDKIIKKMTGENLKKIDNWRKEFCQELTDEQGSYAHTLSERIDKLWHHYAQELKRIRKRTTDSLNIWGQEEEKKQEIALEKKDKIHDQEKLAEGIENATSYRRLKLVMDYWCALWFWPIEKAEELPDREQFFCDLAIILGETEMLLDSNRQLSLFPETQTPQEGEEFINQWGFVNLNKLKQKNIRLQIVDEVVNNQRFFHWELEFADIFWERGGFDLILGNPPWIKMEWKEGGILGDYDPRIAIRNLSASELAKKREELFDRHPGLRAAYIQEYEEISGTKNFLNAEQNYPLLKGSQTNLFKCFLPQGWRYTREGGVSAFLHPEGVYDDPKGGRLRRAIYQRLRYHFQFQNQYILFPIGHRVKYSLNVYGSEKLPEFTTIANLFTSKTVDECLEHDGKGEVKGIKDESNKWNVQGHKERIITVNRERLNLFSQLYDDEGTPGEEARLPTLHSQQLMGVLEKFAAQERRLGDLQGEYFATEMWHETNSQKDQTIKRNTQFAQGAEQLILSGPHFFVGNPLNKTPRKVCKTKSDYDVIDLTQIPPDYLPRTNYVPDCTPRDYLDRTPRVPWGEQKPVTDFYRVAYRRRLSQSGERTLIPAIIPKQVGHVHTCISFTFENTKHLISVTGLSSSLPYDFFIKTTGKGDFYNRHLRKRIKV, from the coding sequence AAGAACTACAAACCAACAAGAGAAGTATGAATTACAAAGTGATTTAATAAGAAAGCTATTATCTATTTTAGGCTATGAATATAAAATAGATTTTAAGTTATTAGATGACGATAGAATATTACCTATTGTGGCGGAGGTCAAGAAAAACTCTGGCGAACCCTACGTGTGGATATTATCTGCTTTTAATCTGGGTATAGAAACCAGTGATATTCTCTCTTTAGAAATAAATCAAGAGCAGATTAATGAAATTAATTCCACCTACCTACTTAACAGTAAAGTTCAAAAGGGGAAAAAATCCTCCCGGGAACCACAAGTAGTACAAGGAAATTTAGAAGAGCTTTTAAACGACGCTATTTTTGCCCAGAATGCACCCCCAAAATGGGTAATATTGATAAATATGGAGCAAATAGTATTAATAGACCGTTATAAGTGGAATGCTTCTCGATTAATTAGATTTGATTTAGCAAAGTTATTAGAAGAAAGAGATAAGAAATCTCTCATGGTAACTGCTAACCTATTACATCGGGAATCTATTGTCCTAAAAGACGGTACTTGCTTATTAGATATAATAGAAGAAAAGAGCTACCGACATAGTTATAGTATTTCCGAAAACTTAAAGTTTGCCCTAAGAGAAGCCATTGAAATACTAGGGAATGAGGCCATTTATTACTGGCAAAAGTCAGGAAAGAGAGTATTCGATAATCAAAAACAAAAAGAACAGGGTGTAGTAGAAATAGACCCTCAGCAATTAAAAAAAGAATGTTTAAGATGGATATATAGATTGCTATTTTTATTTTATATAGAAGCCAGACCAGACCTAGGATATATACCCATGGGATCTGATGTTTACCGTCAAGGATATAGCCTAGAAGCATTGCGAGATGTAGAACTGGCTAAATTAACAGAAGAAGATGAAGAGAATTATTACCTAGATTGGTCAATTAGGTTACTCTTTGAATTGCTGTGGTCAGGCTATCCATTAGATAAACAAAAACAACTAACCACTGAAAACCCCTCTTTAGCTGATACACCCATTCATAAGACCTTTCGTCTCCCCTCCTTGCAAAGTCATCTGTTTGATCCCAAAAACACAGAAATGCTAAACGAAGTTAAATTTCGTAATGTAGCCCTCCAAAAAATAATCCGGTTAATGTCCCTATCAACACAAGAGGGGAAAAGGGGGAGAATTAGCTACGCCCAACTAGGTGTAAACCAGTTAGGGGAAGTATATGAAGGTCTTTTAAGTCTTTCTGCCTTTTTGGCCCAAGAGGATTTATATGAAGTGCAACCGTGGAATAAAAAGGAATCTGGAGATGAGTCAGAAGAACAGGAAGAGGAAGACCTAGAAACTAATGAGAGGGGGAATGTAACCCGGGGGAAAACAGTAAAGGCCAAAGAGAATTTAAAACAAGATCTGGAAAAAGAGAATTTAAAACAAGATCTGGAAGTAGCATATTTTATTCCAGAACATCGGATGGATGAATTTAAGCAAGAGGAGTTGGTAATAGATTGGGAGAAAGGGGAATTTCGTAAACATCCCAAAGGGAAATTTTTGTTTCGGTTAGCTGGGAGAGATAGAGAAAAGAGTGCTAGTTACTATACTCCACAAAGTTTAACCAAATGTTTAGTTAAATATGCTTTAAAAGAACTATTAGAGGGTAAGCAAGCAGACGATATATTAGAGCTAACTATATGTGAACCTGCCATGGGGAGTGCAGCTTTTTTAAATGAGGTAATAGACCAGTTAGCAGAAACGTATTTGGAAAGGAAACAAAAAGAAAAAGGAGAGTTAATAAGTCATGAACAAGCCATGCGAGAGCAACAAAAGATTAAGATGCTCCTAGCCGATAGAAATGTATTTGGGATTGATAAAAATCCTATAGCCATGGAACTAGCAGAAGTATCCCTATGGTTAAATTGTATTTATGCGTCAGAAGCTGATAAAGATAACATATTTATTCCTTGGTTTGGCTTCCAGTTGCAGTGCGGAAACTCCTTAATAGGAGCCAGGAGACAAATCTACTACTTAAACAATATTACGGAAAAGAAAAAGAGCAAGAGTAGTAAAAATACCAAGTGGTATGAACAAGAACCAGAACAACTATCCTTGGGGAAAAATTTACCCAAAGGGGGAATTTTTCATTTTCTGTTGGGAGATCCGGGTATGGGGAACTATACAGATAAAATCATAAAAAAGATGACTGGGGAGAACCTCAAGAAAATAGATAATTGGCGAAAAGAGTTTTGTCAAGAATTAACAGACGAGCAAGGGAGCTATGCCCATACATTAAGTGAGAGAATTGATAAACTGTGGCATCATTATGCCCAAGAGTTAAAAAGAATTAGAAAAAGAACCACAGACAGTCTAAATATATGGGGACAGGAGGAAGAAAAAAAGCAAGAAATAGCCCTGGAGAAGAAAGATAAGATTCATGACCAGGAGAAACTTGCAGAAGGGATAGAGAACGCCACATCCTATAGGAGATTAAAGCTAGTCATGGACTACTGGTGCGCCCTTTGGTTTTGGCCCATAGAAAAAGCAGAGGAATTACCAGACAGAGAGCAGTTTTTTTGTGACCTAGCTATTATTTTAGGCGAAACAGAAATGTTGCTGGATAGTAACAGACAGCTATCTCTATTTCCTGAGACCCAAACCCCACAAGAGGGGGAAGAGTTTATTAATCAATGGGGATTTGTTAACTTAAACAAATTAAAGCAGAAGAATATTCGGTTACAGATAGTAGATGAAGTTGTTAACAACCAGCGATTTTTCCATTGGGAACTAGAATTTGCAGATATATTTTGGGAGAGAGGAGGTTTTGACCTCATATTAGGAAATCCCCCCTGGATAAAGATGGAATGGAAAGAAGGGGGAATTTTAGGGGATTATGACCCCAGGATAGCCATCCGCAACCTATCAGCGAGTGAATTAGCGAAAAAGCGGGAGGAGCTTTTTGATAGACATCCTGGATTGAGGGCTGCATATATACAAGAGTATGAAGAGATAAGCGGAACCAAGAATTTTCTCAATGCGGAACAGAATTATCCATTGCTAAAAGGGTCACAAACTAATTTATTTAAGTGTTTTTTACCCCAGGGGTGGAGATACACCAGAGAAGGAGGAGTGTCAGCTTTTTTACATCCTGAGGGGGTTTATGATGACCCCAAGGGGGGAAGGTTACGTAGGGCAATTTATCAGCGATTGCGTTATCATTTTCAGTTTCAAAATCAATATATTCTGTTTCCTATAGGACATAGGGTTAAATACAGTTTAAATGTCTATGGTTCAGAGAAATTACCTGAATTTACAACCATAGCTAACCTGTTTACCAGTAAAACCGTGGATGAGTGTTTAGAGCATGATGGTAAGGGGGAGGTGAAAGGAATTAAAGATGAATCAAATAAGTGGAATGTACAGGGACACAAAGAGAGAATTATCACTGTAAATAGGGAGAGACTAAATCTATTTTCCCAACTCTATGATGATGAGGGAACCCCAGGGGAAGAAGCGCGACTGCCAACCTTACATTCCCAGCAGTTAATGGGGGTACTGGAGAAATTTGCAGCCCAAGAAAGGCGCTTAGGTGATTTACAGGGTGAGTATTTTGCTACAGAAATGTGGCATGAAACCAATTCGCAAAAAGACCAAACTATTAAGCGTAACACCCAATTTGCCCAGGGTGCAGAACAGTTGATATTATCTGGCCCCCATTTCTTTGTGGGTAATCCTTTAAATAAAACCCCCAGAAAGGTTTGTAAGACCAAAAGTGATTATGATGTTATTGACCTGACCCAAATTCCCCCAGATTATCTCCCCCGCACCAATTACGTCCCAGACTGCACTCCCAGAGATTATCTTGACCGCACCCCCCGTGTTCCCTGGGGTGAGCAAAAACCCGTCACTGATTTTTATCGGGTTGCTTATAGAAGAAGGTTAAGTCAATCGGGTGAAAGAACCTTAATCCCAGCAATTATCCCTAAACAAGTTGGACATGTTCATACTTGTATTTCTTTCACATTTGAAAATACCAAACATCTCATATCAGTTACTGGACTATCATCCTCCTTACCCTATGATTTTTTTATCAAAACAACAGGAAAAGGTGATTTTTATAATAGACATCTCCGAAAAAGAATCAAAGTGTGA
- a CDS encoding transposase family protein, translating into MSNISEYIQNNPHESHRLLGLKYEQLQQLLEKAIKLHHQKQQLVESKKTRIIQGGGGRKPKLSPSEQIILTLTYLRQLTTFQLLGIQFGVSETTANDIFNYWLPIIGELLPPSLLEQVKKNSSDYEVVKEILTEFELIVDSYEQPIDRPGEYQEQKKYYSGKKACHTRKSQLIVLPNGKDIVDVVAGKPGPKSDVNLFRETRNIFDKKQKFSGDKAYQGEELMKTPTKKPKNQELTSEQKEKNKELASERIFVEHLIRVVKIFRVAQERFRLNSSKYEQVIMTICGLVRFRMGTYLF; encoded by the coding sequence ATGAGCAACATATCTGAATATATCCAGAATAATCCTCACGAATCACACCGTTTATTGGGTCTGAAGTATGAGCAGTTACAGCAACTTTTGGAAAAAGCCATAAAACTGCATCATCAGAAACAACAATTGGTTGAATCAAAAAAAACCCGAATTATTCAAGGCGGTGGAGGGCGCAAACCCAAATTATCACCGTCGGAGCAAATAATCTTAACATTAACATATTTACGGCAGTTAACAACATTTCAGCTACTAGGTATTCAATTTGGAGTAAGTGAAACAACTGCAAATGATATCTTTAACTATTGGTTGCCAATAATAGGAGAATTATTGCCACCAAGTTTGCTAGAACAGGTAAAAAAAAACTCCAGTGATTACGAAGTCGTTAAAGAAATATTAACAGAATTTGAGTTAATAGTGGATAGCTATGAACAGCCTATAGACAGACCTGGAGAGTACCAAGAACAAAAAAAATATTATTCAGGTAAAAAAGCCTGTCATACTAGAAAAAGTCAACTAATCGTTTTACCAAATGGTAAAGATATTGTTGATGTAGTAGCGGGTAAACCTGGTCCAAAAAGTGATGTAAATTTATTCCGTGAAACCAGAAATATATTTGATAAAAAACAAAAATTTAGTGGTGATAAAGCTTATCAAGGAGAGGAGTTAATGAAAACTCCGACAAAAAAACCTAAAAACCAAGAATTAACGTCTGAACAAAAAGAAAAAAATAAAGAGTTAGCTTCCGAACGAATTTTTGTTGAACATTTAATTCGTGTAGTGAAAATATTCAGAGTGGCACAAGAAAGATTTCGATTAAATTCAAGTAAGTATGAACAGGTAATCATGACTATTTGTGGACTTGTTCGTTTCCGAATGGGAACCTACTTATTTTAG
- a CDS encoding pentapeptide repeat-containing protein has translation MKRFLTLALILTLFLVSSFSFSTSPSYAYSQSDLEKLLETNICIKCDLSHANLERADLKYAYLNGANLSGANLKYADLEGANLKYADLSGANLEDTNLEGADLEGANLKDADLLGANLEDANLERADLKGAYIRSANIENTHTLDAK, from the coding sequence ATGAAAAGATTTCTCACCTTAGCTCTGATATTGACCTTGTTTCTTGTTTCCTCTTTTAGCTTTAGCACTAGTCCTAGTTATGCCTATAGCCAGTCTGATTTGGAAAAACTTTTAGAAACTAATATATGTATAAAATGTGACTTGTCACATGCTAACCTTGAACGCGCTGACCTCAAATATGCTTATCTGAACGGTGCTAACCTGTCAGGTGCTAACCTCAAATATGCTGACCTCGAAGGTGCTAACCTTAAATATGCTGATCTGTCAGGTGCTAACCTTGAAGATACTAACCTTGAAGGTGCTGACCTCGAAGGTGCTAACCTTAAAGATGCTGATCTGTTAGGTGCTAACCTTGAAGATGCTAACCTTGAACGTGCTGACCTCAAAGGTGCTTACATAAGAAGTGCTAATATAGAAAATACTCACACATTAGACGCTAAATAG
- a CDS encoding Uma2 family endonuclease: MATLLSESKSQTGLVISWEALPNDFQREDEPVDNIGQPLLAGALCESLEISGFIQPQMLIAANFALCATLNAQFIAKAPDWLYIPSVKEILPGRKSYTPHLEGDIPALVMEFLSDKEGGEYSFKRTYPPGKWFFYEQILQVPIYIIFDPDGGLLEYYQLEDERYELKQPDENGRHWIKSMGLFLGTWQGTKEGRTGYWLRWWDKTGNLLPWALELIEQERQEKERLIAYLRSQGIDPHNLPNHAG, from the coding sequence ATGGCAACCCTACTCAGTGAAAGTAAATCACAGACGGGACTGGTTATCTCATGGGAAGCGTTACCCAATGATTTTCAACGAGAGGATGAACCAGTGGACAATATAGGACAACCACTTTTAGCAGGTGCTTTATGTGAAAGTTTAGAAATCAGTGGTTTTATTCAACCACAGATGTTAATTGCTGCTAATTTTGCCTTATGTGCCACATTAAATGCTCAATTTATCGCTAAAGCACCAGATTGGCTATATATACCTTCAGTTAAAGAAATATTGCCAGGACGCAAAAGCTATACACCCCATTTAGAAGGGGATATACCGGCTTTGGTTATGGAATTTTTGTCAGATAAAGAAGGCGGAGAATACTCATTTAAACGTACCTATCCGCCAGGAAAATGGTTTTTTTATGAACAGATTTTGCAAGTTCCTATTTATATCATTTTTGATCCAGATGGAGGATTATTAGAATATTATCAACTGGAAGATGAACGTTATGAATTAAAGCAACCAGACGAAAATGGTCGTCATTGGATTAAGTCAATGGGACTATTTTTAGGAACTTGGCAAGGTACAAAAGAAGGACGTACTGGCTATTGGTTGCGATGGTGGGATAAAACAGGTAATTTGTTACCTTGGGCTTTAGAACTGATTGAACAGGAACGTCAGGAAAAAGAAAGGTTAATAGCTTATTTGCGATCGCAAGGAATTGATCCTCATAATTTACCTAATCATGCTGGGTAA
- a CDS encoding AAA-like domain-containing protein: protein MPKHFNTAGPCKANIHYMLSPTARLPDLKALIDGENYFIIHAPRQVGKTTAMIALAQELTDSGEYTAIMLSVEVGAGFSHNPQQAEQVILEEWKQAIKFYLPKELQPSYWPERGADSGIGKTLSEWSGQSPRPLVIFLDEIDSLTDEALIFILRQLRSGFPRRPQGFPHSVGLIGMRDVRDYKVKSGGSERLNTSSPFNIKAESLTLNNFTLREVEELYLQHTQATGQVFTPEAIQQAFYLTDGQPWLVNALARQATQVLVKDITQPITAEVINQAKENLIQRQDTHLDSLAERLREERVKTIIEPILAGEDLPDVPQDDIRYVLDLGLCRDRGHGLEIANPIYQEVLPLVLSYTTRVSIGVIEPRWLNEQGELLPDELLEAFLEFWRQHGEPLLKSAPYHEIAPHLVLMAFLHRVVNGGGTLEREYAIGSGRMDICLRYGKVVMGIELKVRKEKLDPLTQGLIQLDKYLDGLGLDTGWLVIFDRRAGLPPMGERISTEEAISPGGRTITVIRS, encoded by the coding sequence ATGCCCAAACACTTTAACACTGCTGGACCATGTAAAGCTAATATCCACTATATGCTCTCCCCCACTGCTCGCCTACCGGATTTGAAAGCGCTAATTGATGGAGAAAATTACTTTATCATTCATGCACCGCGACAAGTAGGCAAAACCACGGCTATGATAGCTCTAGCTCAAGAATTGACTGATAGTGGGGAATACACCGCCATCATGCTCTCTGTGGAAGTAGGAGCAGGGTTTTCCCATAATCCCCAGCAAGCGGAGCAGGTTATTTTGGAAGAATGGAAACAGGCGATCAAATTTTACTTACCCAAAGAACTGCAACCATCCTATTGGCCAGAGCGTGGAGCAGACTCAGGAATAGGCAAAACTTTAAGTGAGTGGTCTGGCCAATCTCCAAGACCTCTTGTAATCTTTTTAGATGAAATAGATTCCCTAACAGATGAAGCTTTAATCTTTATTTTAAGACAATTACGTTCCGGTTTTCCCCGTCGTCCCCAGGGGTTTCCCCATTCGGTGGGGTTAATTGGCATGCGGGATGTGCGGGACTATAAGGTTAAATCCGGTGGAAGTGAAAGACTTAATACCTCCAGTCCCTTCAATATCAAGGCTGAATCCTTAACTTTAAATAATTTTACCTTACGTGAAGTAGAAGAACTTTACTTACAACATACACAAGCTACGGGACAGGTATTTACCCCAGAAGCAATTCAACAGGCATTTTATTTAACCGATGGACAACCGTGGTTAGTTAACGCCCTAGCTCGTCAAGCTACCCAGGTTTTAGTGAAAGATATAACCCAACCCATTACCGCTGAGGTGATTAACCAGGCTAAGGAAAATCTCATTCAGCGCCAGGATACCCATTTAGATAGTTTGGCAGAAAGATTACGGGAAGAGCGAGTCAAAACCATTATTGAACCAATTTTAGCAGGTGAAGATTTACCTGATGTACCACAGGATGATATTCGTTATGTCCTGGATTTAGGACTGTGTCGAGACCGGGGACATGGCTTAGAAATTGCCAATCCAATTTATCAGGAAGTTCTACCTTTGGTGTTGAGTTACACAACCAGGGTTTCCATTGGAGTTATTGAACCTCGTTGGCTAAATGAACAGGGGGAACTATTACCCGATGAATTATTGGAAGCATTTCTGGAGTTTTGGCGACAACATGGGGAACCACTACTCAAAAGTGCGCCCTATCATGAGATTGCTCCCCATTTAGTGTTAATGGCATTTTTACATCGGGTGGTAAATGGTGGTGGTACGTTAGAACGAGAATATGCCATTGGTTCTGGAAGGATGGATATTTGTTTACGCTATGGCAAAGTGGTGATGGGCATAGAGTTAAAGGTGCGGAAAGAAAAGTTAGACCCGCTAACCCAGGGTTTGATCCAATTGGATAAATATCTGGATGGGTTAGGATTAGATACAGGTTGGTTAGTGATTTTCGATCGCCGTGCGGGGTTACCACCCATGGGAGAGAGAATTAGTACGGAGGAAGCTATTAGTCCGGGGGGACGCACTATTACCGTTATTCGTAGTTAA
- a CDS encoding 2Fe-2S iron-sulfur cluster-binding protein, with protein MTINIRFLPDNVTVTATIGESLLDVAQRAGVSIPTGCLMGTCHACTVELDDGEVIRACITPVPAVTKELTIHLFTDPTW; from the coding sequence ATGACGATTAATATTCGCTTTTTACCAGATAATGTTACCGTCACAGCCACAATAGGAGAATCTCTATTAGATGTGGCACAAAGAGCAGGAGTGTCCATCCCCACTGGCTGTTTAATGGGGACTTGTCATGCTTGTACTGTAGAATTAGATGATGGTGAAGTTATCCGGGCCTGCATCACACCTGTTCCTGCAGTAACAAAGGAACTAACCATACATCTTTTTACCGATCCCACTTGGTAG
- the cobQ gene encoding cobyric acid synthase CobQ, with the protein MKSIMVVGTTSHAGKSLITTALCRIFSQNGWRVAPFKGQNMALNAYVTANGGEIGYAQAVQAWAAKIPPTVEMNPILLKPQGDMTSQVIIKGKVVGKVSATDYYEQYFEIGWQTIQECLKQLSSEFDLIVCEGAGSPAEINLKHRDLTNMRVAKYLGASTILVVDIDRGGAFAHVVGTLELLEPEERALIKGIIINKFRGMRSLLDPGITWLEERTGIPVIGVIPYISEIFPAEDSLDLLDRKSTKFQSDLNIAVIRLPRIANFTDFDPLESEPTISVKYISPKQELGYPDAVIIPGTKTTIADLIVLQKSGMAEAIQQYAASGGTVLGICGGFQMLGQVVADPEGIEGPPGKYQGLNLLPIKTIITGQKTARQRQVISNYPQMGLPIQGFEIHQGRSRMEEPTDKSSHESPCHPLFDDANLGLVDNCQSIWGTYLHGIFDNGAWRRSWLNRLRQQRGLKSLPTGVANYGEHREKILDSLAAEIESHLNLSPLTNIDTTRL; encoded by the coding sequence ATGAAATCAATTATGGTGGTGGGAACAACATCCCACGCGGGTAAATCCCTAATCACAACAGCTTTGTGTCGTATCTTTTCTCAAAATGGATGGCGAGTGGCCCCCTTTAAAGGTCAAAATATGGCTTTAAACGCCTATGTCACTGCCAATGGTGGAGAAATAGGTTACGCTCAAGCTGTACAAGCTTGGGCAGCTAAAATACCTCCAACAGTAGAGATGAATCCAATTTTACTCAAGCCCCAGGGAGATATGACTTCTCAGGTCATTATTAAGGGAAAAGTTGTAGGTAAGGTTAGTGCTACGGATTATTATGAACAGTATTTTGAAATAGGTTGGCAAACGATCCAAGAGTGTCTGAAACAGTTAAGCTCGGAATTTGATTTGATTGTTTGTGAAGGTGCTGGAAGTCCTGCGGAAATTAATCTCAAGCATCGAGATCTAACTAACATGCGGGTGGCCAAATATCTAGGAGCATCCACGATTCTCGTAGTTGATATTGATAGAGGTGGAGCTTTTGCTCATGTGGTTGGTACCCTGGAATTGTTAGAACCAGAGGAACGAGCTCTAATCAAGGGGATAATCATCAATAAGTTCCGAGGAATGCGTTCTCTGCTAGATCCGGGAATTACATGGTTAGAAGAAAGGACGGGAATTCCAGTAATTGGGGTGATACCATACATTTCAGAAATATTCCCCGCAGAAGATTCCCTAGACTTATTGGATCGCAAATCCACTAAATTTCAATCTGATCTGAATATAGCAGTTATCCGATTACCCAGAATTGCTAATTTCACCGACTTTGATCCATTGGAATCGGAACCAACAATATCAGTGAAATATATAAGTCCTAAACAGGAGTTAGGATATCCTGATGCGGTGATTATTCCAGGGACAAAAACCACCATAGCCGATCTAATTGTGCTACAAAAAAGTGGCATGGCGGAAGCAATTCAACAATATGCGGCCAGTGGAGGTACAGTTTTAGGTATCTGTGGTGGGTTTCAAATGTTAGGTCAAGTAGTAGCAGATCCAGAAGGAATTGAGGGTCCACCTGGTAAATATCAGGGACTAAACCTATTGCCAATTAAAACCATAATTACAGGGCAAAAAACCGCTCGTCAACGTCAGGTAATTTCCAATTATCCCCAGATGGGTCTACCCATACAGGGATTTGAAATTCACCAAGGACGTTCTCGCATGGAAGAACCCACGGATAAATCCAGTCATGAATCCCCCTGTCATCCTCTATTTGATGATGCTAATTTAGGTCTAGTAGATAATTGTCAATCAATTTGGGGTACTTATTTACACGGAATTTTTGATAACGGAGCTTGGAGACGCAGTTGGCTAAATCGTCTTCGTCAACAGCGCGGTCTTAAGTCTTTGCCCACTGGTGTTGCCAATTACGGAGAACACAGAGAAAAGATTTTAGATTCCCTAGCTGCTGAAATTGAAAGCCATTTGAATTTGAGTCCTCTAACTAACATTGACACCACCAGATTGTAA